The stretch of DNA CCGTAGGGCGGTCTTCATATATAGTACAGCCGGCCTCACCTAAAAAGGGACAGGTGCGTTCTGTGTTGTCGGCCATCTTTAACGTGACTGTCGGGAAGAAAGGATTGTCCTGGTAGGCCATAATAGTATGTTTATCCAGGAAGGCGTCTGAAGAAAGCCCCAGGCGACTTTTCAGGCGGATAATGTCGTAGGGATAGAGGAGCAGGTCAACTCTGCGACAGCAGAGCATGAAACAGGCCACACCCGGATGGCAGGCAAATCGAAACGTCCCCTCACCAATCGGCGACATACCTGCTGGGAAGACTTTTTTATCCATATATGCAATCCTATTGCTACGGCAATTAAACAGATTAAATCCCCCTCACCCCCCTTTCCCAAAGGGAGAAGTGTTTTTCCTCCCTTTGAAAAAGGGAGGTTGGGAGGGATTTAAGAATACTTTTTCAAACAGCTAAACTGATACCGTATTTGTAACTTAGACGGCATTTTTGTGCAGATAATCCTTGATAACGTCTGTATCGGCTTCCAATACCTCACACCGCGCCTCGCGTTCCCCAAGACCCTGCAGTCTCGGCGGCAGTTCCGGTTCTCTGCCCAGGGCCTGAAAAACGGCCTCGCCAAATTTGGCCGGATGAGCGGTAGCCAGGCACACCATGGGGACATCCGGCTCACGAAGGTCCAGTCCCGCCCTTACCCCGACCGCCGTGTGAGGATCGAGAATATAGCCGGTTTCTTCATAAAAGGAACGGATAGTTTTAAGTGTGGTTGGCTGATCCACACTCCGGCTGACAAAATCCCTCCTGACAACTTCATGTTCTTCTTCTGTAAATTTCAGATGGCCGCTTTTGCTGAAGGCCTTCATGGCCTCTCTGACCCGCTCTGCATCTTCATTATAGAAATAGTAAAGATAACGTTCAAAGTTGCTGGCCACCTGGATGTCCATAGATGGGCTTACGGTCGGCACTACTTTACCGATAGAATAATCCCCGGCATTAATAAAGCGGGTCAGGATGTTATTTTCGTTGGTGGCCAGCACCAGCCTGTGAAATCCCTTGCCCATCATCCGCCTGGCTATATAGCCGGCAAAGATGTCCCCGAAATTTCCGGTAGGGACGGCAAAACTGATCTCTTCGCGGTCTGTCTCTTCCCTGACCCGGAAATAGGCATAGAAATAGTAAACGATCTGCGCCAGGACGCGTGCCCAGTT from Thermodesulfobacteriota bacterium encodes:
- the thrC gene encoding threonine synthase, which gives rise to MRYISTRGQIKPVSFREAVIMGLATDGGLLLPESIPMVSAGELRSWARLSYPELAFKVMSLFITDIKAEDLKRLVKRSYSAFDHPEITPVVKKDGIYVLELFHGPTLAFKDVALQFLGNVFEYLLLEGGRKMNILGATSGDTGSAAIYGVRGKKNINIFILHPYKRVSPIQELQMTTVTDANVFNVAIKGTFDDGQAIVKAVFNDLPFKETHALGAINSINWARVLAQIVYYFYAYFRVREETDREEISFAVPTGNFGDIFAGYIARRMMGKGFHRLVLATNENNILTRFINAGDYSIGKVVPTVSPSMDIQVASNFERYLYYFYNEDAERVREAMKAFSKSGHLKFTEEEHEVVRRDFVSRSVDQPTTLKTIRSFYEETGYILDPHTAVGVRAGLDLREPDVPMVCLATAHPAKFGEAVFQALGREPELPPRLQGLGEREARCEVLEADTDVIKDYLHKNAV